Proteins co-encoded in one Medicago truncatula cultivar Jemalong A17 chromosome 8, MtrunA17r5.0-ANR, whole genome shotgun sequence genomic window:
- the LOC120577480 gene encoding uncharacterized protein → MKLLLPAQKEQEGFFVTNEQEIIQINLNRFDINSTLLLQNQVLLITATSNGTTITTRVILNVDGSCHDTPTRTCFGGVLRNNSSFFLAGFSGYILRTYDILLVELSPIYHGLIIAKNLGYVDLACYSDYLVCINLINGSIERYHVYVALIQYIKNLLLQSNITVSHTLRDGNQSADFMMKLGASSDVGLLLREAPSTGLNTLLRSDTTDTFYLRE, encoded by the exons ATGAAACTCCTTTTGCCAGCCCAAAAGGAGCAAGAgggtttttttgttacaaatgaGCAAGAGATTATTCAGATTAATCTTAATAGATTTGACATTAATTCAACTCTTCTCCTCCAAAATCAAG TGCTATTGATAACCGCTACATCAAATGGAACAACGATAACTACTCGTGTTATCCTAAATGTAGATGGAAGTTGTCATGATACTCCTACTAGAACTTGTTTTGGAGGGGTTTTGCGCAATAATTCTAGTTTCTTTCTAGCCGGTTTTTCAGGGTATATTCTAAGAACATATGATATCTTGCTTGTTGAGCTTTCTCCTATCTATCATGGTCTGATCATAGCTAAGAATTTGGGTTATGTGGATCTAGCTTGTTACTCTGATTATCTTGTTTGCATTAATTTGATTAATGGCTCCATTGAGAGGTACCATGTCTATGTGGCCCTTATTCAATACATAAAAAATTTGCTTCTTCAAAGTAATATCACGGTTTCTCATACGCTTAGAGATGGGAACCAAAGTGCAGATTTCATGATGAAACTTGGAGCTTCTTCTGATGTTGGCCTCCTTCTTCGTGAGGCACCCTCTACTGGTCTAAATACCCTTCTCAGAAGCGATACCACCGACACTTTCTACCTTCGAGAATAG